One Gambusia affinis linkage group LG15, SWU_Gaff_1.0, whole genome shotgun sequence genomic window carries:
- the il12bb gene encoding interleukin-12 subunit beta, producing MQLLLLLVLSASLCFANSNIHQPSIQTLMDNAVVVKVPHAHGSVVEVPLTCGDSYQDNEVFWKKNGEEMTPALQGNQITVLVKEMKAGNYSCHLSSSGQYLNHTLILVQLDPDNRTVILEEKSPGQGHIHCSAQNYQGSFHCTWKKTHHRSHAAVLLIKAHRNTDEISCVLDADGSGIQCQDVDCPYKEETHPIQITIYMHSYSRLEVYTTSFYLREIVRPENLPNLHISCGQVFSWDYPDTWEKPRTYFGLHFQVKVVQNGQSCNTEKILLEPTIIEETKFEVNIKSKKYVFCVRAQDKFTQGRWSSWTEYTVNKNIMNCHS from the exons ATGCAGTTGTTGCTCCTGTTGGTTCTAAGTGCCAGTCTTTGCTTTGCCAACTCCAATATCCACCAGCCTAGCATCCAGACTCTAATGGACAATG CTGTGGTGGTAAAAGTGCCACATGCTCATGGCAGCGTAGTGGAAGTTCCCCTGACCTGCGGAGACTCTTATCAGGACAATGAAgtgttttggaagaaaaatg GGGAGGAAATGACGCCAGCTCTGCAGGGAAACCAGATCACCGTTTTGGTGAAAGAGATGAAAGCAGGAAACTACTCCTGTCACCTGAGCTCTAGTGGACAATACCTGAACCACACGCTGATCCTGGTCCAGCTGGATCCAGACAACAGGACTGTCATCCTGGAGGAGAAATCCCCCGGACAAG gTCACATCCATTGCTCAGCACAGAATTACCAAGGCTCTTTCCACTGCACCTGGAAGAAAACGCATCACAGATCCCACGCTGCTGTGCTCCTTATTAAGGCACACCG TAACACAGATGAGATTTCCTGTGTGCTGGATGCTGATGGATCGGGGATTCAGTGCCAGGATGTCGACTGCCCTTACAAAGAGGAAACGCATCCCATCCAGATCACCATTTACATGCACAGCTACTCTCGTCTGGAGGTCTACACAACGTCATTCTACCTGAGAGAAATTG TAAGGCCAGAAAACCTCCCCAACCTGCACATAAGTTGTGGTCAGGTGTTCAGCTGGGACTACCCGGACACCTGGGAAAAGCCCCGTACCTACTTCGGCCTCCACTTCCAGGTCAAGGTCGTCCAGAACGGACAATCCTGCAACACTGAAAAGATCCTATTG GAGCCTACAATCATTGAAGAAACCAAGTTTGAAGTCAATATCAAATCCAAgaagtatgttttctgtgtgagaGCTCAGGACAAATTTACCCAGGGACGATGGAGCAGCTGGACTGAGTACAC agtgaacaaaaacatcatgaaCTGCCATTCCTAA
- the ubtd2 gene encoding ubiquitin domain-containing protein 2, with protein MGGCVGSHHDSSGSLNENSDGTGVALGRNQPLKRERPKWKSDYPMTEGQLRSKRDEFWDTAPAFEGRKEIWDALRAAASAFESNDHLLAQAILDGASITLPHGALTECYDELGNRYQLPVYCLSPPVNMIEERSDEPDGSDPDSLTADPSTGSASDPIPGGECQLRLRLSTGRDLRLAVRSTDTVGMMKRRLQNQEGVPAATQRWFFSGRPLTDRLRLDQLNISRDYVVQVILSQRPPPEPVTPPGHTAEASGPAAVEGVSASPQEPTPVEN; from the exons ATGGGTGGCTGTGTCGGGAGCCACCACGACTCTTCGGGCAGCTTAAACGAGAACTCGGACGGCACTGGAG TGGCTCTAGGCCGTAACCAGCCCCTGAAGAGAGAGCGACCTAAATGGAAAAGTGACTACCCGATGACAGAGGGCCAgctgcgcagcaaaagagatgAGTTCTGGGACACGGCGCCAGCATTTGAGGGCCGGAAGGAGATCTGGGATGCGCTGCGAGCTGCGGCCAGTGCCTTTGAGAGTAATGACCACCTACTGGCTCAGGCCATCCTTGACGGGGCCAGCATCACACTGCCACACG GCGCTCTGACCGAATGTTACGATGAGCTGGGAAATCGTTACCAGCTGCCGGTGTACTGCCTCTCTCCTCCTGTCAACATGATCGAAGAGCGCTCCGACGAGCCCGACGGGTCGGATCCGGACTCCCTGACGGCAGACCCGTCCACGGGCAGCGCCAGCGACCCCATCCCGGGGGGTGAGTGCCAGCTCCGGCTGCGGCTCTCCACGGGCCGCGATCTGCGGCTGGCGGTCCGCTCCACAGACACTGTGGGCATGATGAAGCGGCGCTTGCAGAATCAGGAGGGCGTGCCTGCCGCCACGCAGCGCTGGTTTTTCTCAGGGCGGCCGCTGACAGACAGGCTGCGCTTGGACCAACTCAACATTTCCAGGGACTATGTAGTTCAGGTGATCCTAAGCCAGCGGCCCCCACCGGAGCCTGTAACGCCACCCGGACACACAGCAGAGGCCTCTGGACCCGCAGCAGTGGAAGGAGTGTCTGCTTCGCCTCAGGAGCCAACGCCGGTGGAGAACTAA
- the LOC122844573 gene encoding uncharacterized protein LOC122844573, producing MAKSRVNLKASNNYNSQIDETMTKNDENTSFEMEETNVESTANMTNETYCCTHDVSAKDRSTIEDKTGTRGNKSNVEKLEKAMESIHSEDTTLLAHPDLVQEEIITKDENNTNDEEINHETYQDFLQNAIITEDELSACSEDEIENGTDYFYRAEDNTSQTNCNLDPTLYFCRFSNSFNNCWMNATMQSILNLNIFRRFVAHYPEAVFGALSGTPLFASLFLTAMQHPGKYFSPGEIYKVQIEISKRIESVGLAQEDDLTNFLSALLVWLNPCGMSTSCMLYTAIACERCQEALLDIRELGPILYLPPPLPYDSITSLLNRWVSETYAECCDVCFSILKRKDILNHTDVIALHLPRSYNQVDLKYPVTPSLTIDIPVKTGTQLYRLSSVICRQTLTPYMDHFYTYLMCGQLVFKAEDDQVTISNTTSVADICYNGFIYVYEKCTEGQDNFSVGFKVTIDNHEVHQDHLQYAMITEDELSIGFENEIQNGSYYFHIAEDNTSQRNCNIDPTIYICKFSNSFNNSWMNATMQSILNLSVARKSVAKCPSKVFGALSATPICASLLLTAMHHPGKYFPPEEIYQVLMEISESMPLLGLTQQNYIATFLRAILRWLNPCGINSACILNNIITCERCKLATPVLSERQCF from the exons ATGGCAAAATCTAGAGTGAACTTGAAAGCTTCAAACAATTATAACTCTCAAATAGATGAAACTATGACAAAGAATGATGAAAACACCAGTTTTGAAATGGAAGAAACAAATGTGGAAAGCACAGCAAATATGACAAATGAGACATATTGCTGCACCCATGATGTTAGTGCTAAGGACAGAAGTACAATAGAGGATAAAACTGGCACTAGAGGCAACAAAAGCAATGTTGAGAAGCTGGAGAAAGCGATGGAATCGATCCATTCTGAAGATACAACTCTGTTGGCCCACCCAGACCTTGTTCAGGAAGAAATCATCACAAAGGACGAAAATAACACTAATGATGAAGAAATCAATCATGAAACCTATCAAGACTTTCTTCAAAATGCAATAATCACAGAGGATGAGCTTAGTGCCTGTTCTGAAGATGAAATAGAAAATGGCACAGATTATTTCTACAGAGCAGAAGACAACACAAGCCAAACAAATTGTAATCTTGATCCAACTTTGTACTTCTGCAGGTTTTCAAACTCCTTCAATAACTGCTGGATGAATGCCACAATGCAGAGTATTCTCAACCTGAATATTTTCAGAAGGTTTGTGGCTCACTATCCTGAAGCAGTTTTTGGAGCTTTGTCAGGAACACCATTGTTTGCCAGCCTTTTCCTCACAGCTATGCAACATccaggaaaatatttttctccagGAGAAATCTACAAAGTTCAGATCGAAATAAGTAAAAGAATAGAGTCAGTAGGTTTGGCACAAGAGGACGACCTAACAAACTTTTTGTCAGCTCTTTTAGTCTGGCTTAATCCATGTGGCATGAGTACAAGTTGCATGCTGTATACAGCTATTGCTTGTGAAAGATGTCAGGAAGCTTTACTTGACATCAGAGAACTCGGTCCAATACTTTACCTCCCGCCTCCACTACCTTACGACAGCATCACATCTCTCCTTAACCGGTGGGTTTCTGAGACCTATGCAGAATGTTGTGATGTCTGCTTCTccattttaaagagaaaagataTCCTCAATCACACTGATGTGATAGCCCTGCATCTGCCACGGTCATACAACCAGGTTGATTTGAAATATCCTGTGACTCCTAGTCTAACTATTGACATTCCTGTTAAAACTGGAACCCAGTTATACCGTCTATCCTCTGTCATTTGCCGCCAAACACTGACTCCTTATATGGACCACTTTTACACATATCTGATGTGTGGACAGCTGGTTTTTAAGGCTGAGGACGATCAGGTAACAATTTCAAATACAACCTCTGTGGCCGACATTTGCTATAACGGATTTATCTATGTCTATGAGAAGTGCACAGAAGGACAAGACAATTTTAGTGTTGGGTTTAAAGTAACCATTGACAATCATGAAGTCCATCAAGACCATCTTCAATATGCTATGATCACAGAAGATGAACTCAGCATcggttttgaaaatgaaatacaaaatggCTCTTATTATTTTCACATAGCAGAAGACAACACAAGTCAAAGAAATTGTAATATTGATCCAACCATCTACATTTGCAAGTTTTCCAACTCCTTCAATAACAGTTGGATGAATGCCACGATGCAGAGTATTTTGAACCTTAGTGTTGCCAGAAAGTCTGTGGCTAAGTGTCCCTCCAAGGTCTTTGGAGCTTTATCAGCAACTCCAATCTGTGCTAGCCTTCTCCTAACAGCCATGCACCATCCAGGAAAATATTTCCCCCCGGAAGAAATCTACCAAGTCCTGATGGAAATCAGTGAAAGCATGCCATTACTAGGCCTGACACAGCAAAACTATATAGCAACATTTTTGCGGGCTATTTTGCGCTGGTTAAACCCATGCGGCATTAATTCAGCTTGCATACTAAACAACATCATCACTTGTGAACGATGTAAGTTGGCTACACCAGTCTTGTCAGAG AGACAGTGCTTTTAA